From Corticium candelabrum chromosome 13, ooCorCand1.1, whole genome shotgun sequence, a single genomic window includes:
- the LOC134189011 gene encoding zinc finger protein 862-like, producing the protein MTCNICQKHCSGARPFKHESWLKKPCTRLRLESIIRHEECESHITCVRLERLASKPNVASAIHPVVPAQGIEQAIGCLYFIAKRRLAHTTNFEPILDLASWLGVEIKSKIRVARNAIYTSHKSIQEMLYVISELLEKRSLDELKDSEHFALMFDETTDCTTQEQLAIHGRYIDNATGELKCTFLKVVDLLQPEVESAAAGGNSCIRAGAETITRRIEEFIEVSGVDRRRLRGIGTDGASTMVGCRNGVVARLKRTVPTAVGVHCAAHRLNLASTQASKAVPYVKAFDNILRQIFDFFDNSAVRTAGLEAIQALLHEKGKMVAPCATRWLSIERSVSRLKACFASVSVSLQREAQERHDARALGINAMITKHKFITTMLLMCDALPHVSRLSKIFQHEHCDYSSIPGALLLTKEALKRLKTVDGMHLRQLPEFLEKLKSSGIVITRDPNDNEMTFTNNIKTPYLSSLLSNIEKRFEDQGVMTSFTVFNPDALPLPDSGEEFAEYGNGEIEKLFTHFHPSDVDEFVEESLEEWSSYKERLAINRRESASYTCKEVLDDLCGDLSTKRMFPKLSSIACICRVIPMHTASVERTFSQLNLIKTDIRNRMSERTLDALLRIAVNGPSLENFPVKDAAKLWALKKNRRLSVK; encoded by the coding sequence ATGACGTGTAATATTTGCCAGAAGCACTGCTCTGGAGCTCGGCCATTCAAGCACGAATCATGGCTAAAGAAGCCCTGTACGCGATTGCGGCTTGAAAGTATAATTAGACACGAAGAATGCGAGTCACATATCACGTGTGTGAGGTTGGAGCGTCTCGCTTCCAAGCCAAACGTTGCGTCTGCTATCCATCCTGTTGTTCCTGCTCAAGGAATCGAGCAAGCAATTGGTTGTCTCTATTTCATTGCTAAGCGGCGTTTGGCTCACACTACCAATTTTGAACCGATCCTAGATCTGGCTTCGTGGTTGGGAGTAGAAATTAAAAGCAAGATTAGAGTAGCTAGAAATGCTATCTACACCAGTCATAAATCGATACAAGAGATGCTTTACGTCATATCTGAGCTCCTTGAAAAAAGATCTCTCGACGAATTGAAAGATTCTGAGCATTTTGCTTTAATGTTTGACGAGACGACGGATTGCACTACGCAAGAGCAGCTGGCAATTCACGGTCGCTACATTGATAATGCTACAGGAGAACTCAAATGCACTTTCTTAAAAGTAGTGGACTTATTGCAACCCGAAGTTGAGAGCGCTGCTGCAGGCGGGAATAGCTGCATTAGAGCAGGAGCAGAAACTATTACACGTCGCATCGAAGAGTTTATTGAGGTTTCGGGCGTAGACCGTAGAAGACTTAGAGGAATTGGAACAGACGGTGCATCGACAATGGTTGGTTGCAGAAACGGTGTAGTTGCTAGGCTAAAACGCACGGTTCCTACTGCTGTTGGAGTCCACTGTGCGGCACACCGACTGAATCTTGCATCAACTCAGGCATCAAAGGCAGTGCCATACGTCAAAGCATTTGACAATATTCTTCGTCaaatttttgatttctttgaCAATAGTGCCGTTAGGACGGCAGGGTTGGAAGCAATCCAGGCGCTGCTTCATGAAAAGGGAAAAATGGTTGCACCTTGCGCAACAAGATGGCTGAGCATCGAGCGAAGTGTCAGCCGTCTTAAAGCCTGCTTTGCATCTGTCAGCGTCAGTCTCCAGCGAGAGGCGCAGGAGAGACACGACGCTAGAGCTTTGGGCATTAACGCAATGATAACAAAGCACAAGTTTATAACGACCATGCTCTTAATGTGCGATGCTTTGCCGCACGTTTCGCGCCTCTCAAAAATATTTCAACATGAACACTGCGATTATAGCAGTATTCCAGGAGCGCTTTTGTTGACGAAGGAGGCTCTTAAGCGACTAAAAACTGTCGACGGTATGCATCTTCGCCAATTGCCGGAATTTTTGGAGAAACTGAAGTCATCGGGGATCGTTATTACACGTGACCCGAATGACAATGAAATGACTTTCACAAATAACATCAAAACACCTTATCTCTCCAGCCTGCTCTCTAACATCGAAAAAAGATTTGAAGATCAAGGAGTAATGACGTCCTTTACCGTCTTCAATCCGGATGCGTTGCCATTGCCTGATTCTGGAGAAGAGTTTGCCGAGTACGGCAACGGTGAAATAGAAAAGCTCTTCACTCATTTTCATCCTTCTGACGTAGACGAATTTGTTGAGGAAAGCCTTGAGGAATGGTCAAGCTACAAGGAGCGTCTAGCGATAAATAGGAGAGAATCGGCGTCATACACTTGCAAAGAAGTTCTGGACGATCTATGCGGTGACTTATCAACCAAAAGAATGTTTCCCAAGCTTTCATCAATAGCATGCATTTGCAGAGTTATTCCGATGCACACAGCCAGTGTTGAGCGCACTTTCTCTCAACTAAACTTGATAAAAACGGATATACGAAATCGAATGAGCGAAAGAACCCTGGACGCACTGCTAAGAATTGCCGTAAACGGTCCTTCTTTGGAAAATTTTCCCGTGAAAGATGCTGCGAAACTGTGGGCTCTAAAGAAGAATCGCAGACTTTCGGTAAAATAA